Genomic window (Eriocheir sinensis breed Jianghai 21 chromosome 64, ASM2467909v1, whole genome shotgun sequence):
tccttccttccttccttcctttccttccttccttcctttccttccttccttccttccttcctttccttccttccttccttcctttcctttccttcctttcctttccttccttccttccttcctttccttccttcctttcttccttcctttccttccttccttccttccttactttccttcctttccttccttccttccttccttcctttccttcctttccttccttcctttcctttccttcctttccttccttccttccttccttccttcctttccttccttccttccttctctctctctctctctctctctctctctctctctctctctctctctctctctctctctctctcttcattagtcCACAACAAGAATAATTTAGACACtgtttgcatcctcctcctcctcctcttcctcctcctcctcctctttctcctcctcctcctctttctccaccttcctttcccctcctctcatcagtccctcttcctctttctctcctcctcctcccttctctctctctcatcctccttccttcttccccctctctctctctttcctcctttctctcttattcctcctcctcctctttttcctctttctctccttcctcccttccctctctccctctcctctctctctctttccttcttccctttctctctctcattttccttttttccttctcctctctctctctctctctctctctctctctctctctctctctctctctctctctctctctctctcccttctctttctctaacctaagcattttccttctctctctctctctctctctctctctctctctctctctctctctctctccctttcttctccattctctttctctaacctaagcattttccttcctctctctctctctctctctctctctcttagttttagAGGTATACtaatttaatttttccttctcttcatattttaaTTCCCAACTTTATTAACAAATTTATTAAGCGCTTCCAAGGTTTGCATAAACAGACATTCTACTTTATcagcgtaaaaaaataaataaataaaataataatgaaaaattgcATTGTTTAAATATACATAACAAGGTCACTAGAGGTCAAAGGTCGCTGTTATAAGGTCAAGCGTAAGTATAAAAGTAGAAAATTATTAAAGCCtggatataataatgataataataataataataataataataataataagcttgatcagtcttcctcctccttctaatcctcctcctcctcctcctcctccttcttcttcttcatatcacaatctcctcttcttcctcctcctcctcctcctcctccttcctataacTAAAATATAGTCATAAAAAGTTtgaataaaaattaatatacagcgcatgtgtgtgtgtgtgtgtgtgtgtgtgtgtgtacatgtgtgtctgtatatgtctactggtacacacacacacacacacacacacacacacacatacaggatgggagaagaaagctTGAAATTCGTACATGAAGAAAGATTTGTGAGCACTGTTCCAAGACACatcatccccagaaaagcacataaacaagcaaTTTGgggaaacctacaggatgatacAAAATATAAGCGTGTCATTCCACTATAcggacaaggaaatgatgaagaaaatactgACAACACTGATCAAACCAAAACTTAAATATACTGTAGTTTTGTGGTCGCCTCAGAAAAAGAAGGATCTCAGAACGTTGGGAAGGATACAGAGAGTtgaaaatggtcccagaactcttgaaCACTCTCTCACATGAAGAACTCTCACATGAAGACAGACTGAGGGAGATGGGCTTGGCAACACTGGAGCATATAAGGGCGTCATTCCTCTATAcagacaaggaaatgatgaagaaaatactgACAACACTTATGAGACCAAAACTTATATATGCTGTAGTTTTGTGGTCGCCtcagaaaaagaaggatatcagaacgTTGGGAAGGATACTGAGAGTtgaaaatggtcccagaactcttgaaCACTCATATGAAGAACTCTCGTATGAAGACAgactgagggagatggacttggcAACACTGGAGCATATAAGGGCGTCATTCCTCTATACGGacgaggaaatgatgaagaaaatactaACACttataagaccaaaacttgaatatggtGTAGTTTTGTGGTTGCCTCacaaaaaagaaggatatcagaaagttgggaAGGATACCGAGGGTtgaaaatggtcccagaactcttgaaCACTCATATGAAGAACTctcgtatgaagacagattgagggagatgggCTTGACGACGCCgggacaaagaagggagagaggagacctgaACACGCTGAATAAGTTGGTGAGTAAGTTTGACGAGATGGATGGAGTTGATCTTTCCTTAACTGTGGGAACGCTTTGGCTGAGAGAGAACATGGAAGGAAACTATATAGAGGAAtgtggaacagcttgcaggaagaggaggtggaggcgagcagtgtccaccaaatgaagggaagggtggatgaatgtagataGGGAGACGGTAGATTACaaacaggtatacacacacacacacacacacacacacatatacactgaaataaaaaaaataaaaaaaataaaaaaaattaacctAATCTACCAAATCATCACCATtcataagagtagtagtagtagtagtagaagtagtagtagtagtagtagtgttagagGTGGAGAGAGCACAGTTAGAGGCGGAAGAAGTGGAGTGAGCAGTGGAgttagaggagagaggagggacagagtTAGTGGCATGGTGAGTAGAGTTAGTGGTAGATTCAACAGCGCCCCGAGTAGTGTTAGTGGCAGGGGTAGAGTCCTCAGCGGCATGGTTAGAGTTAGTGGTGAGAGTGTTAGAGGTGGCAGAATTAGTGGTGGGAGAGTTAGAGGAACCAGAGTTAGAGGGAGCAGAGTTAGTGAGGGTAGAGTTAGTgatggtagtgttagtggtagagttagaggtggtggtgatggtggtggagtctGGCACTGTCTCTATCCTGAAGGTGAAGGCCATAGTTCCGTCGTGTGGTAGGAATGTGGTGGTGTGGTAGAGGGCGTGGTGCTGGCCCTCCTCTAGGCGATGTGGCGAGGGGAACAGATACACACCTTGTCGGCTGTGCACATCCCAGCACACCTACGGGGGAGAGAGGGATGTGAGGTGCGTAAATAGGCTGTGGAGAGTCTGTAATACAACTTTGATAATTAGTAGACCCGGCCACAGTGACTCAAAATGTTAACTTCGACCATTAATCTAATTTAACCCAAAAGTTACCCTCGATAACCTCTGATCAGTTGAACCTTTCACCTATGCCCATTCCCtaaaagaaacacatttgacaaaacTGCAGATTAGTGGGATGGGCATTCAGGGGTGATTTTATGGCCCCTGGTGGTAGATGTGTATGgcccggtggtagtgtgaccttcctctgtaccgtgaacctaaagatcacaagtttgacaaggctttcgtgggatttgtgggcatttccaggggtagttttatggccctggtggtagtgtgacccttcctctgtactgtgaacctaaagaaacacatttgacaaggctttcgtgggacttgtgggcatttccaggagtagttttatggccccggtggtagtgtgaaccttcctctgtaccgtgaacctaaagaaacacacatttgacaaggctttcgtgggagttgtgggcatttccaggggtagttttatggccctggtggtagtgtgaaccttcctctgtgccgtgaacctaaagaaacacacatttgacaaggctttcgtgggatttgtgggcatttccaggggtagttttatggccctggtggtagtgtgacccttcctctgtaccgtgaacctaaagaaacacacatttgacaaggctttcgtgggagttgtgggcatttccaggggtagttttatggccctggtggtagtgtgacccttcctctgtaccgtgaacctaaagaaacacatttgacaaggctttcgtgggagttgtgggcatttccaggggtagttttatggccctggtggtagtgtgacccttcctctgtaccatgaacctaaagaaacacacatttgacaaggctttcgtgggagttgtgggcatttccaggggtagttttatggccctggtggtagtgtgacccttcctctgtgatgTTGTAATGAAGTTTATAATACTGAGTCTTGATTACATACTCACCTCTGATTGAAATGAAGCCTCAAACTATACTCCAGACCCCTTACCAAGACACCGTCCAAGGGAATCAGGAATGAGCCAAGCAGATCTatcgccactataaaaaattacCTGTGCCATGATGGGTTTGGGGCGACCACCTGGCCTCTGAGGAAAGCCCACCATCGctacagacgaacacacacacacacacacacaaaaaaaaaaaaaaagctcacctCCTCCCCCAGCATCACCGTCTCCACTGGCCCCGTCGTCACTACATCCCCGTCATCATTCGTCAGGTGCCAGTCCGCCCACAGTGCCATGCCATTGACCTCCCCGGGGGGCAGCAGGGCGGAGGCAGCGTGGGTgacgggggaggggggcagggagcgGGGCGCCAGGTCCAGGGTCAGCAGGGGTAAGGGGGCGCCCCGGGCCTCGGCGGGGTACTCCCACAGGGGCTGGGGCTCAATGGGGTCATCAGCCTCCCGGCATGCCGTCTCGATGagctggggaaggagaggaaggagaggagaagaagggagggagggaggagagtgagggaagggagatagtgatggagaagagggaagagaaagggaggggagagagagggagagtgaagagtggagggaaagggagggagagaaaaagaagggagagaaggaaggagacataaaagggagaaaaatgattgaagagaagagagagaaaaaaggaaggaggagaaaggggaggaaagaaagagagggagagaggaaaggagggaggagaagggagggagagaagaggagaaagaggtcaagattaacacacacacacacacacacacacacacacacacacacacacacacacacacacacacttcctcctcctcctcctcctcctcttccattccttcctcaactaatctccctccttcccttctctacccttccttcctttcctcctgctaaccctcccccccttcctcccttccactctcctcccttaacccttcccccccttcctcctcctcctcctccctttctttccttctaaccttccttccttccttccttccttcccctctcctcccttgatcctttccccctcctcctcctcctccttctcctaacctttccttccttcctttcttcccctcccttaatccttcccctctcctcctcctcctcctcctccttctcctaaccttcctttctccccctcccttaacccttccctctcctcctcctcctcctcacctcacctcatcaaaCACATCCATAGTGAACCCATTGCACTCTCGAAGGGGCGCACGGATCTTCCACAAGTCTCGATAGCGCACCGGCAGCCCCCAGAGAGTGAGGCGCCCTGGGAGGAGGTGCGGGGAGGGGCCGAGGAGGTGCAGGCAGCTGTTCCGAGCGTACCAGCAGTAGAGGGCGTGCCAGGGCAGGAGGGATGTGCTGAAGAAGGGTTCCGAGAAAACGAGGTTGATCtgtcgagaggaagaagaagggggtgatggtggtggtggggtggggggggtgggggggagctgTGGCTGTTATCTCGCTTTCTatctagctttctctctctctctctctctctctctctctctctctctctctctctctctctctctctctctctctctctctctctctctctctctctctctctctctctctctctctctctctctctctctctctctctcccctgtttctcttcctcttttttccccttcccttccttcctttctcccccccttaattttcctccccttctctctccctttcctccatctctccctctctttcttccttatatctccttcggagtccttcccttcctactttttccctcctcctcctcctcctctcctctttctctcctcccctcccttctctctccctctctttattctccccatcctcctcccttcatccctatcccctctccttcctactttttccctcctcctcctcccctccctcctctctccctctctttattctccccatcctcctcccttcatccctatcccctctccttcctactttttccctcctcctcctcccctctttctctccaccccaccctcctctctccctctctttactctccccatcctcctcccttcatccctatcccctctccttcctactctttccctcctcctcctcctctttctctcctcccctccgttctctctccctctctttattctccccatcctcctcccttcatccctatcccctctccttcctactttttccctcctcctcctctcctctttctctcctcccctcccttctctctccctctctttattctccccatcctcctcccttcatccctatcccctctccttcctactttttccctcctcctcctcctcctcctcctcctccttctctctccctctctttactctccccatcctcctcccttcatccctatcccctctccttcctactttttccctcctcctcctcctcctcctcctcctcccccacactcaCAGGGGCCACCAGGTCAGCCAGGGGTGTGTCGCTGATATCCTCATTCAGAATGGTCACCCTGTCGCCCACCTGGTTGGCAGCGATGAACTGGGCCATCACGCGACGCCCCGCCTCGCTGCCCTCGGTCAGGTAAACATGGCGCGCACCTGTGGGAATGGGGCGTGATTAGGGGTGGTATGGGTACAACATTAACtgctcatactactactactactactactactaataataataataataataatagttcatGTTTAGTGAGGTATTTTTTTAGATAAGATTCCCCAGCCGTCACCCAACACTCACCCATCTTAGCagccaccacccccatcacccaccCCCCATTTCCCTATTCCCCACTCTATCACCCACCCAAAACCTAACACCAATCACCCATCACCCCCTGAAAACCCCCATCCCAGTTTTCCAAGTCACCCGTCACTCACCCATCTTCGCAGCCGCCACCCCCATGAGGCATCCGTCCCCCAGCGCCAGCACCACGGAGTCCTTATCGATGACCCTCTCCAGCACCCTCAGGAAGACCGCGCGCCTCCGAGGGTCATTTAGCTGGCCGAGACGTGTCCTAGCATTGATGATATGAAGCCCGCACTCACATACCGGGCGTTCCAGGGATATGGGGTCactgggggggggaagggggtgttacGAGGCGGGGGTATGGGGGTATGGGGTCactggggagggaggggtgttgCAGTGAGGTATGGGGTATGGGGGTCACTGGGGAGGGGGGTGTTCTGAGGCGGGGGTATGGGGGTATGGGGTCACTGGGGAGGGGGAGTTGGAtggggttatctctctctctctctctctctctctctctctctctctctctctctctctctctctctctctctccctttcctttcctctttcctcccttccttcctttctctctccctccctccttctctcctctcctctaccctccctcccttctctctctccctccctctcttttctctcctcctcctcctcctctctccccctccctccccccccccatactTACCCCTGGGGCCTCTTCACATTGAACCACAGGCTATACTCATCATGGGCAGACACCAGGGTCATCGCCTCCCCTGGGGCTGCccggggggaggtggggaggtagTAGACAGCTTGCATCCAGTGGTCACGCCAGGGGATGTCCGCGCTGCCCCCCTGGTGACCTTGacctggggggaaggggggggggggttaccagGGGGGAGATGGGTGGGGGGACTGTAAATAATTGTCTCGGAGGaataaattagagaaaaaaagagatagagagaaaatgagagagagagagagagagaga
Coding sequences:
- the LOC126987238 gene encoding protein arginine N-methyltransferase 7-like, whose product is MSLFTQQLNPITGRREWGVMPEDYDYKQEVARSAYADMLHDRERNDKYYEGVRRAVACLRRRGQPVHALDIGTGTGLLSMMAVACGADTVTACEAFYPMAECARKGLAANGCGEKVRLIPKRSTELEVGLGKDMEQHANLLVAELFDTELIGEGAIDSYRHARDFLLTEDALLVPWEGVVYAQVVDSDMLQRWNRVTPITRQTPSGGEEVVMSVPPSVQQCPGAAAVHDLQLSQVPRSWFTPLSEPLPVFRFDWGGRRRDLPTDEVTRVSFEALRGGGRCDAVLMWWEVTFDPEGEVTLSCAPYWAHPDLAGQGHQGGSADIPWRDHWMQAVYYLPTSPRAAPGEAMTLVSAHDEYSLWFNVKRPQGDPISLERPVCECGLHIINARTRLGQLNDPRRRAVFLRVLERVIDKDSVVLALGDGCLMGVAAAKMGARHVYLTEGSEAGRRVMAQFIAANQVGDRVTILNEDISDTPLADLVAPINLVFSEPFFSTSLLPWHALYCWYARNSCLHLLGPSPHLLPGRLTLWGLPVRYRDLWKIRAPLRECNGFTMDVFDELIETACREADDPIEPQPLWEYPAEARGAPLPLLTLDLAPRSLPPSPVTHAASALLPPGEVNGMALWADWHLTNDDGDVVTTGPVETVMLGEEVCWDVHSRQGVYLFPSPHRLEEGQHHALYHTTTFLPHDGTMAFTFRIETVPDSTTITTTSNSTTNTTITNSTLTNSAPSNSGSSNSPTTNSATSNTLTTNSNHAAEDSTPATNTTRGAVESTTNSTHHATNSVPPLSSNSTAHSTSSASNCALSTSNTTTTTTTSTTTTTTLMNGDDLVD